In a genomic window of Streptococcus mitis NCTC 12261:
- a CDS encoding XRE family transcriptional regulator, which yields MYQPEKLKARRKELKLTQKEIAEQLGISFQAYSAWERGIKEPSKEKVFQLENILKVPKGYFTQIEIVRLYHSLSKQGQEKVVLYARNLSQEEQAHKVTAMPERLYEYRVYERMSAGIGASVYDDQNFDTVYFNEELAHDFASWVSGDSMEPKYQNGSVALIRETGFDYDGAVYAVVCNNQTYIKRVYREENGLRLVSINPKYKDIFISYEEDPRIVGIIVGNFVPMEG from the coding sequence ATGTATCAGCCAGAAAAATTAAAGGCTCGGAGGAAAGAGTTAAAACTGACACAGAAGGAAATTGCAGAGCAACTTGGGATTAGTTTCCAAGCTTACTCAGCTTGGGAACGTGGAATCAAAGAACCGTCTAAGGAGAAGGTGTTTCAGCTAGAGAATATTTTAAAAGTGCCAAAAGGATATTTTACTCAGATCGAGATTGTCCGTCTCTACCATAGCCTCTCCAAGCAAGGGCAGGAGAAGGTTGTTCTCTATGCTCGCAACCTATCTCAAGAGGAGCAAGCCCACAAAGTGACAGCTATGCCAGAGCGCCTCTACGAGTACCGTGTTTATGAACGCATGTCAGCAGGGATTGGGGCTTCGGTCTACGATGATCAGAATTTTGATACGGTTTACTTTAATGAGGAGTTGGCTCATGATTTTGCGTCATGGGTGTCTGGGGACTCCATGGAACCTAAATACCAAAATGGTTCAGTAGCTCTGATTCGAGAGACAGGATTTGACTATGACGGGGCGGTTTATGCAGTGGTTTGCAACAACCAGACCTATATCAAACGGGTCTATCGAGAGGAGAATGGATTGCGTCTGGTCTCTATCAATCCTAAATACAAGGATATTTTCATCTCCTATGAGGAAGATCCTCGGATTGTGGGGATTATCGTTGGGAACTTTGTGCCGATGGAGGGCTAG